A genomic segment from Nonomuraea helvata encodes:
- a CDS encoding YafY family protein has protein sequence MRASRLVSILLLLQTRGRMTAQDLADRLEVSVRTIYRDVESLHTAGIPLYGDAGPKGGYQLLDGYRTKLTGLTADEAESLFLAGLPGPAAELGLGAVVTAAQLKLMAALPVELRDRAGRIQERFHLDAPTWYRDREPVTYLSAVADAVWNERRIQVRYRRWKAPQEVERRLDPYGLVVKAGRWYLVARAGEDVRTYRVSQILDLHPLPEGFTRPDGFDLAAYWQAYLAEFEARLRWGEAVVRLSPSGLERLADLMTPGVVAAARESAEPPDEEGWTRVTVPIESIEHALGEFLRLGTDAEVLAPTELRERMGAAAAEIAARYRPA, from the coding sequence GTGCGTGCTTCCCGCCTGGTGTCGATCCTGCTGCTCCTGCAGACGCGCGGCCGGATGACCGCGCAGGATCTGGCCGACCGGCTGGAGGTCTCCGTACGCACGATCTACCGCGACGTCGAGTCGCTCCACACCGCCGGCATCCCCCTCTACGGCGACGCCGGCCCGAAGGGCGGCTACCAGCTGCTCGACGGCTACCGCACCAAACTCACCGGGCTGACGGCCGACGAGGCCGAGTCGCTGTTCCTGGCCGGCCTGCCGGGGCCGGCGGCCGAGCTGGGGCTGGGCGCGGTGGTGACGGCCGCGCAGCTCAAGCTGATGGCCGCGCTGCCCGTCGAGCTCCGCGACCGCGCGGGCCGCATCCAGGAGCGCTTCCACCTGGACGCGCCCACCTGGTACCGCGACCGCGAGCCGGTGACCTACCTGTCCGCCGTGGCCGACGCCGTCTGGAACGAGCGCCGCATCCAGGTCAGGTACCGCCGCTGGAAGGCGCCCCAGGAGGTGGAGCGGCGGCTCGACCCGTACGGGCTGGTCGTCAAGGCGGGGCGGTGGTACCTCGTCGCGCGGGCGGGTGAGGACGTGCGTACCTACCGCGTCTCACAGATCCTCGACCTGCATCCCCTCCCCGAGGGCTTCACCCGGCCCGACGGCTTCGACCTCGCGGCCTACTGGCAGGCGTACCTGGCCGAGTTCGAGGCCCGGCTGCGGTGGGGCGAGGCGGTGGTGCGGCTGTCGCCGAGCGGCCTGGAGCGCCTGGCCGACCTGATGACTCCCGGCGTGGTGGCGGCGGCCAGGGAGAGCGCGGAGCCGCCTGACGAGGAGGGGTGGACGCGGGTCACGGTGCCGATCGAGTCGATCGAGCACGCGCTCGGCGAATTCCTCCGGCTGGGCACGGACGCCGAGGTGCTGGCCCCCACCGAGCTGCGCGAGCGCATGGGGGCCGCCGCCGCCGAGATCGCGGCCCGCTACCGCCCCGCCTGA
- a CDS encoding ABC transporter ATP-binding protein: protein MIVLEGRNLTKHFTAARGPRGRLGRRPPVRAVEDVSIALRAGTVSALVGESGCGKSTVARLLAQVYPATSGEVLLRGEPVRAHRGAAFRDYRRQVQLIFQDPFASLNPFHRVRYHLARPLRIHGHVRSDAHEQEQVAELLERVSLTPVEQFMDKLPHELSGGQRQRVAIARALAVRPVALIADEPVSMLDVSIRLGVLRLLEGLAEESGLALLYITHDIASARYFAQDITVMYAGRLIESGPSEELTQSARHPYTRLLLESAPDPDRVTPPEGGTRHGEPPSLIDPPGGCRFHPRCPVALPVCSEEVPGRTELGEDRWTHCWQADADVAQAGR, encoded by the coding sequence ATGATCGTTCTGGAGGGTCGCAACCTCACCAAGCACTTCACCGCCGCCCGCGGCCCACGCGGCCGCCTCGGCAGGCGGCCGCCGGTGCGGGCCGTGGAGGACGTGTCGATCGCGCTGCGTGCCGGGACGGTGTCGGCGCTGGTCGGGGAGAGCGGCTGCGGCAAGAGCACGGTGGCGCGGCTGCTCGCTCAGGTCTATCCGGCCACGTCGGGCGAGGTGCTGCTGCGCGGCGAGCCGGTACGCGCCCATCGCGGAGCGGCCTTCAGGGACTACCGGCGGCAGGTGCAGCTCATCTTCCAGGACCCCTTCGCCTCGCTGAACCCCTTCCACCGGGTGCGCTACCACCTGGCCAGGCCGCTGCGCATCCACGGGCACGTCCGCTCGGACGCGCACGAACAGGAACAGGTCGCCGAGCTGCTCGAACGCGTCAGCCTCACACCGGTCGAGCAGTTCATGGACAAGCTGCCGCACGAGCTGTCCGGCGGGCAGCGGCAGCGGGTGGCCATCGCGCGGGCGCTGGCCGTGCGGCCCGTCGCGCTGATCGCCGACGAGCCGGTGTCGATGCTGGACGTGTCGATCAGGCTCGGCGTGCTGCGGCTGCTGGAGGGGCTGGCCGAGGAGAGCGGGCTGGCGCTGCTGTACATCACGCACGACATCGCCAGCGCCCGGTACTTCGCGCAGGACATCACGGTGATGTACGCCGGGCGGCTGATCGAGAGCGGGCCCAGCGAGGAGCTCACGCAGTCGGCGCGGCACCCGTACACGCGGCTGCTGCTGGAGTCGGCGCCAGATCCCGACAGGGTGACGCCGCCTGAGGGTGGCACGCGGCACGGGGAGCCGCCCAGCCTGATCGACCCGCCGGGCGGGTGCCGGTTCCATCCGCGCTGCCCGGTGGCGCTGCCGGTGTGCTCGGAGGAGGTCCCCGGGCGTACCGAGCTGGGGGAGGACCGCTGGACCCACTGCTGGCAGGCCGACGCGGATGTCGCTCAGGCGGGGCGGTAG
- a CDS encoding ABC transporter ATP-binding protein gives MNVLEIRDLSVDYLSGSGAVHAVAGVSLDLRRGEILGLAGESGSGKSTLANAAARLLRPPAAITSGSVVHRRQDGSSVDVLGLGRRELRAFRWKELAVVFQSAMNSLNPVSTVGAQIDDVLRIHVPGMSRKDRAERAVELLQRVGISADRRRSYPHELSGGMRQRAAIAIALALNPEIIIMDEPTTALDVVVQRDILHEIRALREQYGFAVLFITHDLSLLMEISDRIAIMYAGRVVETGTAKAIHRSPRHPYTLGLLRSFPRLHGPREELLGIPGSPPDLRSLPPGCAFHPRCGHAMAECSSVLPAFEGDVACLLNGGRGLEDAS, from the coding sequence ATGAACGTCCTGGAGATCCGCGACCTCAGCGTCGACTACCTGTCCGGCAGCGGCGCCGTGCACGCCGTCGCCGGCGTCTCGCTCGACCTGCGGCGGGGCGAGATCCTCGGCCTGGCGGGGGAGAGCGGCAGCGGCAAGTCCACGCTGGCCAACGCCGCCGCCCGGCTGCTGCGGCCGCCCGCCGCGATCACCTCCGGCTCGGTCGTCCACCGCCGTCAGGACGGCTCGTCCGTGGACGTGCTCGGGCTCGGCAGAAGGGAGCTGCGGGCCTTCCGCTGGAAGGAACTGGCCGTCGTCTTCCAGAGCGCCATGAACTCGCTCAACCCGGTCAGCACGGTCGGCGCCCAGATCGACGACGTCCTGCGCATCCACGTGCCCGGCATGTCCCGCAAGGACCGTGCCGAGCGCGCCGTCGAGCTGCTGCAGCGCGTCGGCATCAGCGCCGACAGGCGGCGCTCGTACCCCCACGAGCTCTCCGGCGGCATGCGGCAGCGCGCGGCCATCGCCATCGCGCTCGCGCTCAACCCCGAGATCATCATCATGGACGAGCCGACCACCGCGCTCGACGTGGTGGTCCAGCGCGACATCCTCCACGAGATCAGGGCGCTCAGGGAGCAGTACGGCTTCGCGGTGCTGTTCATCACGCACGACCTGTCGCTGCTCATGGAGATCTCCGACAGGATCGCCATCATGTACGCGGGCCGGGTCGTGGAGACCGGCACCGCCAAGGCCATCCACAGGTCGCCGCGCCATCCGTACACGCTGGGCCTGCTCCGCTCATTCCCGCGCCTGCACGGCCCCCGCGAAGAGCTCCTGGGCATCCCCGGCAGCCCGCCCGACCTGAGGTCGCTGCCGCCGGGATGCGCGTTCCATCCGCGTTGCGGGCACGCCATGGCGGAGTGCTCGTCGGTCCTGCCCGCGTTCGAGGGCGATGTGGCGTGCCTGCTGAACGGCGGCCGTGGTCTGGAGGACGCATCATGA
- a CDS encoding ABC transporter permease codes for MKIKIGIGILAFFTLTAVLGPLLIGADPAATSDDGLQGPSAAHWLGTTQTGQDILTQIVYGARVSMGVGVLSAVIANAVAVAAGLVGGYFGGAVDEVLSVLTNIFLVLPALPLIIVLAGYLPQRGVASVAVVIAVTGWAWGARVLRAQTLSVRRRDFVQAARASGEGPFRIIFFEILPVLLPVIATSFLATVVAAILAEAGLSFLGLADLSTVSWGSMLYFAQNGQALLIGAWWWFIPPGLCIALIGTGLALVNFGIDEIANPRLRTVKVKART; via the coding sequence ATGAAGATCAAGATCGGGATCGGGATCCTCGCCTTCTTCACGCTGACGGCCGTGCTCGGGCCGCTGCTCATCGGCGCCGACCCCGCCGCGACCAGCGACGACGGACTCCAGGGCCCGTCGGCCGCGCACTGGCTCGGCACCACGCAGACCGGGCAGGACATCCTCACCCAGATCGTGTACGGCGCCCGCGTCTCGATGGGCGTCGGCGTGCTGTCGGCGGTCATCGCCAACGCGGTCGCGGTCGCGGCCGGCCTGGTCGGCGGCTACTTCGGCGGCGCCGTGGACGAGGTGCTGTCCGTGCTCACCAACATCTTCCTGGTGCTGCCCGCCCTGCCCCTGATCATCGTGCTCGCCGGCTACCTGCCGCAGCGCGGCGTCGCCTCCGTGGCCGTGGTGATCGCGGTCACCGGCTGGGCCTGGGGCGCGCGGGTGCTGCGGGCCCAGACCCTGTCCGTACGGCGCCGCGACTTCGTCCAGGCCGCGCGGGCGAGCGGGGAGGGGCCGTTCCGGATCATCTTCTTCGAGATCCTGCCCGTGCTGCTGCCCGTCATCGCCACCAGCTTCCTGGCCACCGTGGTCGCGGCGATCCTGGCCGAGGCCGGGCTGTCGTTCCTCGGCCTGGCCGACCTGTCCACCGTGAGCTGGGGCAGCATGCTCTACTTCGCACAGAACGGGCAGGCGCTGCTCATCGGGGCATGGTGGTGGTTCATCCCGCCCGGCCTCTGCATCGCGCTCATCGGCACCGGGCTCGCGCTCGTGAACTTCGGCATCGACGAGATCGCCAACCCCCGCCTGCGAACAGTCAAGGTCAAGGCCCGCACATGA
- a CDS encoding ABC transporter permease, whose product MRFLARRLGFYLLTAWAAITLNFLVPRLMPGDPVELLVARMRGNVDPAAIDAMRRAFGISDASLWQQYLDYLGNLAQGELGRSITFFPAEVSTVIADSLPWTVGLVGVATLISYLMGTSLGVLMAWKRGTWLDGVLPAATFMHAVPYFWVALALVFVFGVTLQWFPVSRAYGLDVMPGLTGEFAGSVVYHAALPAVTIVVASMADRILGMRNVMVTTLGEDYVVMAEAKGLTSRRVMWAYAARNAILPNITSFALSLGFVVGGSVLTEIVFSYPGIGSMLLKAVENEDFPLMQGIFLVISLAVLVANFLADLAYVVLDPRTRQEAE is encoded by the coding sequence GTGAGGTTCCTGGCCCGGCGGCTCGGCTTCTACCTGCTGACCGCCTGGGCCGCCATCACGCTCAACTTCCTGGTCCCCCGGCTCATGCCGGGGGACCCGGTGGAGCTGCTGGTGGCCCGCATGAGGGGCAACGTCGACCCGGCCGCCATCGACGCGATGCGGCGGGCCTTCGGCATCAGCGACGCGAGCCTGTGGCAGCAGTACCTGGACTACCTGGGCAATCTCGCACAAGGGGAGCTGGGCCGCTCGATCACCTTCTTTCCCGCCGAAGTGTCCACGGTCATCGCCGACAGCCTGCCGTGGACGGTCGGGCTCGTCGGGGTCGCCACACTGATCAGCTACCTGATGGGCACCTCGCTGGGCGTCCTCATGGCGTGGAAGCGGGGCACCTGGCTCGACGGGGTGCTGCCCGCCGCCACGTTCATGCACGCGGTGCCGTACTTCTGGGTGGCGCTGGCGCTCGTGTTCGTCTTCGGGGTGACGCTGCAGTGGTTCCCCGTGTCCAGGGCGTACGGGCTGGACGTGATGCCCGGCTTGACCGGCGAGTTCGCCGGCAGCGTCGTCTACCACGCGGCGCTGCCGGCCGTGACGATCGTGGTCGCGTCGATGGCCGACCGGATCCTCGGCATGCGCAACGTCATGGTGACCACGCTGGGCGAGGACTACGTGGTGATGGCCGAGGCCAAGGGGCTGACCTCCAGGAGGGTCATGTGGGCGTACGCGGCCCGCAACGCGATCCTGCCCAACATCACCAGCTTCGCCCTGTCGCTCGGCTTCGTGGTGGGCGGCTCGGTGCTGACCGAGATCGTCTTCTCGTACCCCGGGATCGGATCGATGCTCCTCAAAGCCGTCGAGAACGAGGACTTCCCGCTCATGCAGGGCATCTTCCTCGTCATCTCGCTGGCCGTGCTCGTCGCCAACTTCCTGGCCGACCTGGCGTACGTGGTGCTCGACCCGCGTACCAGGCAGGAGGCCGAATGA
- a CDS encoding ABC transporter substrate-binding protein: MKRIVAVLAALAVAGCSSGGGSAGRTGTSAPPLVIHAVDAGTFQEDFNPYHLEGVNFGTSGMIYETLMYFNKLKPGEITPWLALKYEWSDKGKSVTFTLRQGVKWTDGQPFTADDVAFTFRMLKDHAQLNASALEIKDAQALAPDKVRIDFKSTSYAKLFNIAGGSPIVPKHLWEKQQDPATFTNAKPVGTGPYKLAKFSAQLYEMEKNPSYWQPGKPEVPLLRFPAYTANALQTALQQGEVDWAGAFVPDIQKIFVQGKPEQNKFFFPPEGLVTLLPNLTNPILSKPEVRQAISLAIDRDKIVKVAERGYTKVAHPTGVAMPGGEAYVPPEYKDAAFKVDVERAKELLKGVNPAELKFTLLVPSPFTDWVNAAQLIREDLAKVGITVETRGVAFQDWVSKVGKGDYDLSIRGAEAGPTPYFQLRFLLFGGLAKPVGEAASGNYERWKDAETDRLIDAYAATDDLAEQQKATQGLGKIMMAKLPVLPLFYSPGWAQYRTNKYVGWPSEQDPYAMPSPYASPDAAVVLLHLKPAVK, from the coding sequence ATGAAACGCATTGTCGCAGTACTCGCCGCCCTGGCCGTCGCCGGCTGTTCGAGCGGCGGCGGCTCCGCCGGCAGGACCGGTACGAGCGCGCCCCCACTGGTGATCCACGCCGTCGACGCGGGCACGTTCCAGGAGGACTTCAACCCGTACCACCTCGAAGGCGTGAACTTCGGCACGAGCGGGATGATCTACGAGACGCTCATGTACTTCAACAAGCTCAAGCCCGGAGAGATCACCCCGTGGCTGGCTCTGAAGTACGAATGGTCTGACAAGGGCAAGTCGGTCACGTTCACGCTCCGCCAGGGGGTGAAGTGGACGGACGGGCAGCCGTTCACCGCCGACGACGTGGCTTTCACGTTCCGGATGCTGAAGGACCACGCGCAGCTCAACGCGTCCGCGCTCGAGATCAAGGATGCGCAGGCGCTGGCTCCGGACAAGGTGCGCATCGACTTCAAGAGCACCTCGTACGCCAAGCTCTTCAACATCGCCGGCGGCTCGCCCATCGTGCCCAAGCACCTGTGGGAGAAGCAGCAGGACCCGGCGACGTTCACCAACGCCAAGCCGGTCGGCACCGGGCCGTACAAGCTGGCGAAGTTCTCGGCGCAGCTCTACGAGATGGAGAAGAACCCGTCCTACTGGCAGCCGGGCAAGCCGGAGGTGCCGCTGCTGCGCTTCCCCGCGTACACGGCCAATGCCCTGCAGACGGCGCTCCAGCAGGGCGAGGTGGACTGGGCGGGCGCGTTCGTGCCGGACATCCAGAAGATCTTCGTGCAGGGCAAGCCGGAGCAGAACAAGTTCTTCTTCCCGCCAGAGGGCCTGGTGACGCTGCTGCCGAACCTCACCAACCCGATCCTGTCGAAGCCGGAGGTACGGCAGGCCATCAGCCTCGCCATCGACCGGGACAAGATCGTCAAGGTGGCCGAGCGCGGCTACACCAAGGTCGCGCACCCGACCGGCGTGGCGATGCCGGGCGGTGAGGCGTACGTGCCGCCGGAGTACAAGGACGCCGCGTTCAAGGTGGACGTCGAGAGGGCCAAGGAGCTGCTCAAAGGCGTGAACCCGGCCGAGTTGAAGTTCACGCTGCTGGTGCCGTCGCCGTTCACCGACTGGGTGAACGCCGCCCAGCTGATCAGGGAGGACCTGGCCAAGGTCGGCATCACGGTCGAGACCAGGGGCGTGGCCTTCCAGGACTGGGTGTCGAAGGTCGGCAAGGGCGACTACGACCTGTCGATCAGGGGCGCCGAGGCCGGCCCGACCCCGTACTTCCAGCTGCGCTTCCTGCTCTTCGGCGGACTCGCCAAGCCCGTGGGCGAGGCCGCGAGCGGCAACTACGAGCGGTGGAAGGACGCCGAGACCGACCGGCTGATCGACGCGTACGCCGCCACCGACGACCTGGCCGAGCAGCAGAAGGCCACGCAGGGGCTCGGCAAGATCATGATGGCGAAGCTGCCCGTGCTGCCGCTCTTCTACAGCCCGGGGTGGGCGCAGTACCGGACGAACAAGTACGTCGGCTGGCCGTCGGAGCAGGACCCGTACGCGATGCCGTCGCCGTACGCCTCGCCCGACGCCGCCGTGGTGCTGCTGCACCTGAAGCCGGCCGTCAAGTGA
- a CDS encoding PIG-L family deacetylase, whose product MRERSERTIEHSTLGFAAEGRATHVLAIGAHAGDLDLTAGAVLAQHVLRGDQATLLHLTLGERGHPRMPVADYARQKREEAETFAGRIGAGVRFLDYEDGLLPEDEEVKMRVGDLIRELRPDVILTHWSASIHKDHARTHRIVEDARFYGGLKTLERELPAYWAGELYYADNWEDAEGFVPDVFVELTEEAYELWSQAITGYAYARGETYGFPYVDYYRALTVVRGAPAGFDRAQAFAAPKGSRDLRTKYFGKATPR is encoded by the coding sequence GTGAGGGAGCGTAGCGAGCGAACAATCGAACACAGCACCCTGGGGTTCGCGGCCGAAGGCCGCGCAACCCATGTGCTCGCCATCGGCGCCCACGCGGGCGACCTCGACCTGACGGCGGGCGCGGTGCTCGCCCAGCACGTCCTGCGCGGCGACCAGGCCACGCTCCTCCACCTCACCCTCGGCGAACGCGGCCACCCCCGCATGCCCGTCGCCGACTACGCCAGGCAGAAGCGCGAGGAAGCCGAGACGTTCGCCGGCAGGATCGGAGCGGGCGTGCGCTTCCTCGACTACGAGGACGGCCTGCTGCCCGAGGACGAAGAGGTCAAGATGCGGGTCGGCGACCTCATCAGGGAGCTGCGGCCGGACGTCATCCTGACCCATTGGAGCGCGTCCATCCACAAGGATCACGCTCGTACCCACCGGATCGTCGAGGACGCCCGCTTCTACGGCGGGCTGAAGACCCTCGAACGCGAGCTGCCCGCCTACTGGGCGGGCGAGCTCTACTACGCCGACAACTGGGAGGACGCCGAGGGCTTCGTCCCCGACGTGTTCGTCGAGCTGACGGAGGAGGCGTACGAGCTCTGGTCGCAGGCGATCACCGGTTACGCCTACGCCAGGGGCGAGACCTACGGCTTCCCGTACGTCGACTACTACCGCGCGCTCACCGTCGTGCGCGGCGCACCAGCCGGATTCGACCGCGCCCAGGCCTTCGCCGCCCCGAAGGGCTCGCGGGACCTCCGGACGAAGTATTTCGGAAAGGCCACCCCCCGATGA
- a CDS encoding GNAT family N-acetyltransferase, translated as MVTVRAFASGDEASLVEAWNRSMPGDPTTSGWFRDCVLLDPNFDPEGLRVAVLDGRVVGCAYGVRRLTPLAPGTDLEPDTGWIPFFFVVPEHRGGGLGRRLVGEALAFLEENGRTKIDFSSYTPNYVLPGTDAELYPDGHRLLTGLGFRTLYSPVAMDRTLVGYVTPDEVHELRAKREQEGYAFRSPADGELPELIRFAADVFNPDWGEAIRAHRDPKRIVIAKKDQIVGFALYAAYRGIPERFGPFGVDPGQRGTGLGKILLHLTMTMMRAEGLHSSWFLWTGEASPAGRLYTQAGYEITRRFQVMRRSREGA; from the coding sequence ATGGTCACAGTCCGCGCCTTCGCGTCCGGTGACGAGGCCTCTCTGGTCGAGGCCTGGAACCGCAGCATGCCAGGCGACCCCACTACCTCCGGTTGGTTCCGCGACTGCGTACTGCTCGATCCGAACTTCGATCCCGAAGGCTTACGCGTGGCCGTCCTGGACGGGCGGGTGGTCGGCTGCGCGTACGGCGTCCGCAGGCTGACGCCCCTGGCCCCGGGGACCGACCTGGAGCCGGACACCGGCTGGATCCCGTTCTTCTTCGTCGTCCCCGAGCATCGCGGCGGCGGCCTCGGCAGGAGGCTCGTCGGCGAGGCGCTGGCGTTCCTGGAGGAGAACGGGCGGACGAAGATTGACTTCTCGTCCTACACCCCGAACTACGTGCTGCCGGGCACGGATGCCGAGCTCTACCCCGACGGCCACCGGCTGCTGACCGGGCTCGGCTTCCGGACTCTCTACTCGCCGGTCGCCATGGACAGGACGCTCGTCGGCTACGTGACGCCGGACGAGGTGCACGAGCTGCGCGCCAAGCGGGAGCAGGAGGGGTACGCCTTCCGCAGCCCGGCCGACGGCGAGCTGCCCGAGCTGATCCGCTTCGCGGCCGACGTCTTCAACCCCGACTGGGGCGAGGCGATCCGCGCCCACCGCGACCCCAAACGCATCGTCATCGCGAAAAAAGATCAGATAGTGGGATTCGCCCTCTACGCGGCCTATCGCGGCATCCCCGAACGCTTCGGCCCCTTCGGCGTCGACCCCGGCCAGCGCGGCACCGGCCTGGGCAAGATCCTCCTCCATCTCACCATGACCATGATGCGCGCCGAAGGGCTCCACTCGTCGTGGTTCCTCTGGACCGGCGAGGCCAGCCCGGCCGGCCGCCTCTACACCCAGGCCGGCTACGAGATCACCAGGAGGTTCCAGGTGATGAGGCGGTCCCGTGAGGGAGCGTAG
- a CDS encoding extracellular catalytic domain type 1 short-chain-length polyhydroxyalkanoate depolymerase — protein MNIRARIAGALIAAVTLVVAALITAPPAASAQLTEVTGFGTNPTNLRMHLYVPDGVGSRPGLLVAVHYCTGSGPAFYSGTEFASLADRYKFIVIYPSATRSGSCFDVSSPQALRHDGGSDPVGIISMVRYVQQRYGTDPDRTFVTGASSGAMMTNVLLGDYPDVFKAGAAFAGVPFACFATTDGSMWNSACANGQVVKTPQQWGDLVRGAYPGYTGARPRMQVWHGTADTTLRYPNFQEEIKQWTNVHGLSQTPSSTDQPQSGWTRTRYGGTGTMSPVEAISVQGVGHSLPMSGMAAAAIAFFGLDKPGGGTPTPTPTPTPTPTPTPTPTPTPTPTPTPTPGGSCGVTYTMNTWNTGFTAAVTITNTSTTPLSSWALAFALPSGQTITSAWNATISPASGQVTARNVSYNGTIAPGASASFGFQATHNGNTSKPSAFTLNGATCT, from the coding sequence ATGAACATCAGAGCTCGGATAGCGGGCGCCCTGATCGCCGCCGTGACACTCGTCGTCGCGGCGCTGATCACGGCGCCACCGGCCGCGTCGGCCCAGCTGACGGAGGTGACCGGCTTCGGCACAAACCCGACAAATCTACGCATGCACCTGTACGTACCAGACGGCGTCGGGTCCCGCCCGGGCCTTCTGGTTGCCGTGCACTACTGCACCGGATCGGGCCCGGCCTTCTACTCAGGCACGGAGTTCGCCTCGCTGGCCGACCGGTACAAGTTCATCGTGATCTACCCGTCCGCCACCAGGAGCGGCTCCTGCTTCGACGTCTCCTCGCCGCAGGCGCTGCGGCACGACGGCGGCAGCGACCCCGTGGGGATCATCTCCATGGTCAGGTACGTCCAGCAGCGCTACGGCACCGACCCCGACCGCACCTTCGTGACCGGGGCCTCGTCGGGCGCCATGATGACGAACGTCCTGCTGGGTGACTACCCCGACGTCTTCAAGGCCGGGGCCGCGTTCGCGGGCGTGCCGTTCGCCTGCTTCGCCACCACGGACGGGTCGATGTGGAACAGCGCCTGCGCCAACGGCCAGGTCGTCAAGACGCCGCAGCAGTGGGGCGACCTGGTACGCGGCGCGTACCCCGGCTACACCGGCGCCCGGCCGCGCATGCAGGTGTGGCACGGCACGGCGGACACCACGCTGCGCTACCCGAACTTCCAGGAGGAGATCAAGCAGTGGACGAACGTCCACGGCCTGAGCCAGACGCCGAGCAGCACCGACCAGCCCCAGTCCGGCTGGACCAGGACCAGGTACGGCGGCACCGGCACGATGTCCCCGGTCGAGGCCATCAGCGTGCAGGGCGTCGGCCACAGCCTCCCGATGAGCGGGATGGCCGCCGCCGCGATCGCCTTCTTCGGCCTTGACAAGCCCGGCGGCGGAACCCCGACGCCCACGCCGACACCCACTCCCACTCCCACCCCCACGCCGACACCCACTCCCACCCCGACACCCACCCCCACGCCCACGCCTGGCGGGTCATGCGGCGTCACGTACACGATGAACACCTGGAACACCGGCTTCACGGCCGCCGTCACGATCACCAACACGAGCACCACCCCACTCTCCTCCTGGGCGCTCGCCTTCGCGCTCCCCTCGGGCCAGACGATCACCTCGGCGTGGAACGCCACGATCTCGCCCGCGAGCGGCCAGGTGACGGCCAGGAACGTGAGTTACAACGGCACGATCGCGCCGGGCGCGTCCGCCTCGTTCGGCTTCCAGGCCACCCACAACGGGAACACCTCCAAGCCGTCCGCCTTCACCCTCAACGGCGCCACCTGCACGTGA